DNA sequence from the Arthrobacter sp. V1I9 genome:
CGCAGCAACGTGGAACGATACCTGCGGGCCCAGGGGATAGAGCCCGACGGCGGCCCCATCCACATGCTGACCAGCGCCAGGGTATTGGGCTACGTTTTCAATCCGCTGACCCTCTTCTGGTGCTACCGGTCCGCCGGCGAGCTTGAGTGCGTGGTGGCCGAAGTGCACAACACCTACGGGGAGCGCCACTGCTACCTTCTCCGGACGGATCCGGCCGGGCGGGCTGCAGTCCCGAAGGCGTTCTATGTTTCACCCTTCAACGAAGTGGACGGGCAGTACCGCATGAAGGTGCCCGCGCCGGGGGAGCGCCTCGGGGTTTCCATCGTGCTGGACCGCGAAGGCCACCGGCCGTTCGTGGCCGCCATGGACGGCACGCGCCGGCCGGCCACGCTTCCAAACATCCTGGCCGCGGCCCTGGCGGTACCGGCCGCACCGCTCCTGGTATCCGCACTCATCCGGGTACAGGGCATCAAACTTTGGGCCCGACGGCTGCCCGTCGTCGCCAGGCCACACCACCCCTCACAGGAGGCAGTTCAATGACAATGATTGACGACAACCAAGCAGCTGCGATGACTGTCAGGAACAAGGCCAGAGACAAAGCTGCAGGCGAGCTGCAAGAAGCCGCCGCGCACTACGCCGCAGCCTGGAGCGCAACTGGCACGCCGGCGTCGCCCGCCATTATCGATCCGGACGTTTGGCCGGAAGTTGCCCGGCCGCCGTCGGGCGCTAAAGCGGCAGTGGCTGGCAAGGCCGCGGGACTGCTGTTCAAGGGGGCAGTAAAGCGGCTGCCCCTGCGTGTTGAGTACCCGGACAGTACGGTCCTGGGCGCCGGCGGCCCGGATGCCCCCGTGATGATGATGGTCCGGCCGGAGGCGTTTGAAGCGCGGATCGGCGACAACGGACTGATCGGGCTGGGCGAGTCGTTTATGGCCGGGGACTGGGAGGCCAGCGATCTCGCGGGCGTCCTGGAGGTCTTTGCCGCCTCGGTAGGTACATTGATTCCAGCGCCGCTGCAGGCGTTGCGCGGCTGGTACCTGCCGCGCACGCCGCGGCAGGAACTGAACGCTGAACAGAACACCCGCAGCAACATCTCGCGGCACTACGACCTGTCCAATGATCTGTTTTCCACCTTCCTTGACTCCAGCATGAGCTACTCGTCCGCATTGTTTCCGCTCAAAGCCGGACCGCTTTCTGCTGTTGGCTGGGAAGCCCTCGCCGAAGCGCAGCAGGCCAAGATCGACCGGTTACTGGATAAGGCCGGCGTCGGCGCCGGGACCCGGCTCCTGGAAATCGGCACCGGCTGGGGCGAGCTGGCACTCCGGGCTGCGGCACGCGGCGCCACTGTCTACAGCGTCACCCTCTCCAGTGAGCAGCAGGCGCTCGCACAGCAGCGGATCGCAACTGCCGGCTATACGGACCAGGTGACCGTGGCTCTGCAGGACTACCGCGCTGTGGAGGGGGAGTACGACGCCGTTGTATCCGTCGAGATGATCGAAGCCGTTGGGTACGAGTACTGGCCCATCTACTTCCAGACCATTGACCGCGTGCTGGCGCCCGGCGGGAAGGTGGCCATCCAGGCGATCACCATGCCGCACGGGCGAATGCTCGCCACCCGGAACGCCTACACGTGGGTCCACAAGTACATCTTCCCGGGCGGGTTCCTGCCGTCCGTCCGTGCCATCGAGGGCGTGACGCAGCAGCACACGTCGCTGCGGGTCCGGGAACGGATGGGTATGGGTGACCACTACGCCGCCACCCTGCGGCTGTGGGAGGAACGGTTCCTGGAGCAGTCCCGCGAGGTGGGGGAACTCGGCTTCGACGCGGTGTTCCAGCGGATGTGGCTGTTCTACCTGTGCTATTCCCGCGCCGGGTTCCAGTCCGGCTACCTGGACGTGCAGCAGATTGTGCTGGACCGCCGGGAGGTCCAGCTCTAGACATGGTATATATGTGTACATATGCGCGCGGGTTGTGCACTATCCCGCGCAAATATCAGGCTGCTTTCCATGATGGATAACGGCAACGCCATCCTGACGACCTCAAAAAGGCAATGCGGAACGTCTCTTAGACGCTAGTGGCATGGTGAAGGTCGGCCGATGCGGCCGCAAGCCCGTGGAGCAGCGCGGTTGATGTGGCCACCCAGCCGAGGAGCGTCTCGATGGTGAGCAACGATGCCTCGTGGTTGGTGCGACCGGCCGCCGCGCCGATAGGCTCGGCAGTGCAGTCTTCCAGCAAGAGGCAGCGGAAGTCGCGGAACATCGCATCCCGGAGCGTCGACTCGACGCAGATGCTCGTCGTGCAGCCCGTAAAGATGAGGTCCCGGACCGCTTGACCCCGCAGGAGTGCCTCCAGGTCGGTCTGGAAGAAGCCGCTGAAGCGGTGCTTGTAAATAATGTGATCCCCCGGGGCTGGCGCCAACTCATCAACGATGTCGGTGTTCCACGTGTCGCGGATAAGCACGCGACTAGGGGAGCCGTTCGGTGCCACAACCGGTTCACCCACGCCCATGAACTGGTGACGTTGGCGGTTGGTCGCATGCTCTGGGCCGAGGTCGGAAAGATCGGGCCGGAACCCCATCTTCAGGTAAACAATCGGGACCCCCGCCTCGCGCGCTGCGTCCACGACGCGGGTTATTGGCCTGACCACCGCTCGGATCTGGGCGATATCGATGCCGGCCCGTTCGAACATGCCGCCCGG
Encoded proteins:
- a CDS encoding DUF1365 domain-containing protein, whose amino-acid sequence is MSAAIYRTSISHVRRTPLKNAFTYRSYSWFVDVDRLPRLPFLLRPLAVFRAGDHLGDPDATIRSNVERYLRAQGIEPDGGPIHMLTSARVLGYVFNPLTLFWCYRSAGELECVVAEVHNTYGERHCYLLRTDPAGRAAVPKAFYVSPFNEVDGQYRMKVPAPGERLGVSIVLDREGHRPFVAAMDGTRRPATLPNILAAALAVPAAPLLVSALIRVQGIKLWARRLPVVARPHHPSQEAVQ
- a CDS encoding cysteine hydrolase family protein is translated as MAPQDMMTVNARPGPFGLDLGHAAVIVVDMQNDFGSPGGMFERAGIDIAQIRAVVRPITRVVDAAREAGVPIVYLKMGFRPDLSDLGPEHATNRQRHQFMGVGEPVVAPNGSPSRVLIRDTWNTDIVDELAPAPGDHIIYKHRFSGFFQTDLEALLRGQAVRDLIFTGCTTSICVESTLRDAMFRDFRCLLLEDCTAEPIGAAAGRTNHEASLLTIETLLGWVATSTALLHGLAAASADLHHATSV
- a CDS encoding class I SAM-dependent methyltransferase; the encoded protein is MTMIDDNQAAAMTVRNKARDKAAGELQEAAAHYAAAWSATGTPASPAIIDPDVWPEVARPPSGAKAAVAGKAAGLLFKGAVKRLPLRVEYPDSTVLGAGGPDAPVMMMVRPEAFEARIGDNGLIGLGESFMAGDWEASDLAGVLEVFAASVGTLIPAPLQALRGWYLPRTPRQELNAEQNTRSNISRHYDLSNDLFSTFLDSSMSYSSALFPLKAGPLSAVGWEALAEAQQAKIDRLLDKAGVGAGTRLLEIGTGWGELALRAAARGATVYSVTLSSEQQALAQQRIATAGYTDQVTVALQDYRAVEGEYDAVVSVEMIEAVGYEYWPIYFQTIDRVLAPGGKVAIQAITMPHGRMLATRNAYTWVHKYIFPGGFLPSVRAIEGVTQQHTSLRVRERMGMGDHYAATLRLWEERFLEQSREVGELGFDAVFQRMWLFYLCYSRAGFQSGYLDVQQIVLDRREVQL